In one window of Vulpes vulpes isolate BD-2025 chromosome 1, VulVul3, whole genome shotgun sequence DNA:
- the SNRNP70 gene encoding U1 small nuclear ribonucleoprotein 70 kDa isoform X1, with protein MTQFLPPNLLALFAPRDPIPYLPPLEKLPHEKHHNQPYCGIAPYIREFEDPRDAPPPTRAETREERMERKRREKIERRQQEVETELKMWDPHNDPNAQGDAFKTLFVARVNYDTTESKLRREFEVYGPIKRIHMVYSKRSGKPRGYAFIEYEHERDMHSAYKHADGKKIDGRRVLVDVERGRTVKGWRPRRLGGGLGGTRRGGADVNIRHSGRDDTSRYDERPGPSPLPHRDRDRDRERERRERSRERDKERERRRSRSRDRRRRSRSRDKEERRRSRERSKDKDRERKRRSSRSRERARRERERKEELRGGGGGGDMAEPSEAGDAPPDDGPPGELGPDGPDGPEEKGRDRDRERRRSHRSERERRRDRDRDRDREHKRGERGGERGRDEARGGGGGGQDNGLEGLGNESRDMYMESEGGDGYLAPENGYLMEAAPE; from the exons ATGACCCAGTTCCTGCCGCCCAACCTTCTGGCCCTCTTTGCTCCCCGTGATCCTATCCCATACCTGCCACCCTTGGAGAAACTGCCACATGAAAAACACCACAATCAACCTTACTGTGGCATTGCACCCTACATCCGAGAATTTGAG GACCCTCGAGATGCCCCTCCCCCGACTCGAGCAGAAACCCGGGAGGAACGCATGGAGAGGAAG AGACGAGAAAAGATTGAACGGCGACAGCAGGAAGTGGAGACAGAGCTAAAAATGT GGGACCCTCACAATGATCCCAATGCTCAGGGTGATGCCTTCAAGACTCTCTTTGTGGCTAGAGTG AACTATGACACAACAGAATCCAAGCTCCGGAGAGAGTTCGAGGTATATGGACCCATCAAAAGA ATACACATGGTCTACAGTAAGCGGTCAGGAAAGCCCCGCGGCTATGCCTTCATCGAGTATGAACATGAGCGAGACATGCATT CCGCTTACAAGCACGCAGACGGCAAGAAGATTGATGGCCGGAGAGTCCTTGTGGACGTGGAGAGGGGCCGAACTGTGAAGGGCTGGCGGCCCCGGCGGCTAG gaggtGGCCTAGGCGGGACCAGAAGAGGCGGGGCTGACGTGAACATCCGGCATTCAGGCCGGGACGATACTTCCCGCTACGATGAGAG gcccggcccctccccgctTCCCCACAgggaccgggaccgggaccgTGAGCGGGAGCGCAGGGAACGAAGCCGCGAGCGAGACAAGGAGCGAGAACGGCGACGCTCCCGCTCTCGGGACCGGCGGCGGCGCTCACGGAGTCGTGACAAGGAGGAGCGGAGGCGCTCCAGGGAGCGGAGCAAGGACAAGGACCGGGAACGGAAGCGGCGAAGTAGCCGGAGCCGAGAACGGGCACGACGGGAGCGCGAGCGCAAGGAGGAGCTGCGTGGCGGCGGTGGTGGCGGTGACATGGCGGAGCCCTCTGAGGCCGGTGATGCGCCCCCTGACGATGGGCCTCCTGGGGAGCTGGGTCCTGATGGCCCTGATGGTCCAGAGGAGAAGGGTCGGGATCGTGACCGGGAACGACGTCGGAGCCACCGGAGCGAGCGAGAGCGGCGTCGGGACCGCGATCGAGACCGGGATCGcgagcacaagcggggggagcGGGGTGGTGAACGGGGCAGGGATGAGGCccgaggtgggggtggtggtggccagGACAACGGGCTGGAGGGTCTGGGCAACGAAAGCCGAGACATGTACATGGAGTCTGAGGGAGGTGATGGGTATCTTGCTCCGGAGAACGGGTATTTGATGGAGGCTGCACCAGAGTGA
- the SNRNP70 gene encoding U1 small nuclear ribonucleoprotein 70 kDa isoform X2, whose translation MTQFLPPNLLALFAPRDPIPYLPPLEKLPHEKHHNQPYCGIAPYIREFEDPRDAPPPTRAETREERMERKRREKIERRQQEVETELKMWDPHNDPNAQGDAFKTLFVARVNYDTTESKLRREFEVYGPIKRIHMVYSKRSGKPRGYAFIEYEHERDMHSAYKHADGKKIDGRRVLVDVERGRTVKGWRPRRLGGGLGGTRRGGADVNIRHSGRDDTSRYDERDRDRDRERERRERSRERDKERERRRSRSRDRRRRSRSRDKEERRRSRERSKDKDRERKRRSSRSRERARRERERKEELRGGGGGGDMAEPSEAGDAPPDDGPPGELGPDGPDGPEEKGRDRDRERRRSHRSERERRRDRDRDRDREHKRGERGGERGRDEARGGGGGGQDNGLEGLGNESRDMYMESEGGDGYLAPENGYLMEAAPE comes from the exons ATGACCCAGTTCCTGCCGCCCAACCTTCTGGCCCTCTTTGCTCCCCGTGATCCTATCCCATACCTGCCACCCTTGGAGAAACTGCCACATGAAAAACACCACAATCAACCTTACTGTGGCATTGCACCCTACATCCGAGAATTTGAG GACCCTCGAGATGCCCCTCCCCCGACTCGAGCAGAAACCCGGGAGGAACGCATGGAGAGGAAG AGACGAGAAAAGATTGAACGGCGACAGCAGGAAGTGGAGACAGAGCTAAAAATGT GGGACCCTCACAATGATCCCAATGCTCAGGGTGATGCCTTCAAGACTCTCTTTGTGGCTAGAGTG AACTATGACACAACAGAATCCAAGCTCCGGAGAGAGTTCGAGGTATATGGACCCATCAAAAGA ATACACATGGTCTACAGTAAGCGGTCAGGAAAGCCCCGCGGCTATGCCTTCATCGAGTATGAACATGAGCGAGACATGCATT CCGCTTACAAGCACGCAGACGGCAAGAAGATTGATGGCCGGAGAGTCCTTGTGGACGTGGAGAGGGGCCGAACTGTGAAGGGCTGGCGGCCCCGGCGGCTAG gaggtGGCCTAGGCGGGACCAGAAGAGGCGGGGCTGACGTGAACATCCGGCATTCAGGCCGGGACGATACTTCCCGCTACGATGAGAG ggaccgggaccgggaccgTGAGCGGGAGCGCAGGGAACGAAGCCGCGAGCGAGACAAGGAGCGAGAACGGCGACGCTCCCGCTCTCGGGACCGGCGGCGGCGCTCACGGAGTCGTGACAAGGAGGAGCGGAGGCGCTCCAGGGAGCGGAGCAAGGACAAGGACCGGGAACGGAAGCGGCGAAGTAGCCGGAGCCGAGAACGGGCACGACGGGAGCGCGAGCGCAAGGAGGAGCTGCGTGGCGGCGGTGGTGGCGGTGACATGGCGGAGCCCTCTGAGGCCGGTGATGCGCCCCCTGACGATGGGCCTCCTGGGGAGCTGGGTCCTGATGGCCCTGATGGTCCAGAGGAGAAGGGTCGGGATCGTGACCGGGAACGACGTCGGAGCCACCGGAGCGAGCGAGAGCGGCGTCGGGACCGCGATCGAGACCGGGATCGcgagcacaagcggggggagcGGGGTGGTGAACGGGGCAGGGATGAGGCccgaggtgggggtggtggtggccagGACAACGGGCTGGAGGGTCTGGGCAACGAAAGCCGAGACATGTACATGGAGTCTGAGGGAGGTGATGGGTATCTTGCTCCGGAGAACGGGTATTTGATGGAGGCTGCACCAGAGTGA
- the LIN7B gene encoding protein lin-7 homolog B, with translation MAALVEPLGLERDVSRAVELLERLQRSGELPPQKLQALQRVLQSRFCSAIREVYEQLYDTLDITGSAEIRAHATAKATVAAFTASEGHAHPRVVELPKTDEGLGFNIMGGKEQNSPIYISRVIPGGVADRHGGLKRGDQLLSVNGVSVEGEQHEKAVELLKAAQGSVKLVVRYTPRVLEEMEARFEKMRSARRRQQHQSYSSLESRG, from the exons ATGGCTGCGCTGGTGGAGCCGCTGGGGCTGGAGCGGG acGTGTCCCGGGCGGTGGAGCTCCTCGAGCGGCTCCAGCGCAGCGGGGAGCTGCCCCCGCAGAAGCTGCAGGCCCTCCAGCGAGTCCTGCAGAGCCGCTTCTGCTCCGCCATCCGGGAG GTGTATGAGCAGCTCTATGACACGCTGGACATCACCGGCAGTGCTGAGATCCGGGCCCACGCCACAGCCAAG GCCACAGTGGCAGCCTTCACAGCCAGTGAGGGCCATGCACATCCCAGGGTAGTGGAGCTGCCCAAGACCGATGAGGGCCTGGGCTTTAACATCATGGGGGGCAAGGAGCAGAACTCCCCCATCTACATCTCCCGCGTCATCCCTGGAGGCGTGGCTGACCGCCATGGAGGCCTGAAACGTGGGGACCAGCTGCTGTCAGTGAATGGTGTG AGTGTGGAGGGTGAGCAGCACGAGAAGGCAGTGGAGCTGCTGAAGGCAGCCCAAGGCTCGGTGAAGCTGGTGGTGCGTTACACACCCCGCGTGCTAGAGGAGATGGAGGCCCGCTTTGAGAAGATGCGCTCTGCCCGCCGGCGCCAGCAGCACCAGAGCTACTC GTCCTTGGAGTCTCGAGGCTGA